The genomic interval ATTAAACAGACGCCCTACAAGCATCTCTTCAGCGCTGCCGATCGGATTGCCCGTATTAACACGGCAGTCGGAATCGCTTTTCTAGCCATTGTCGTATTAGCCACTTTGTTCATTTCAATTCGGTTTACGAAGCCACTGCTTCGCTTAATCGGTTACGTGAACAAGATTGAGACGGGCAATTTGAATGTATCGATCGACATACACAGCAATGATGAAATCGGCCTGCTCGCAAGGCGGTTCCGCTCAATGATGCAGACCATCAACAATCTCATTTTGACCGAATATCGGCTTGAGATTGCCAATAAAACCAATGAGCTGAAAGCGCTGCAAGCTCAGGTAAATCCACACTTTCTCTATAATGCGCTGCAATCGATCGGTACCGTTTCACTGCAGCACGGCGACACCAAAGCGTACTCACTCATTACGTCTCTTGGAAAAATGATGCGCTATCACATGAACGCCATGGATTCGGTCGTGGAGCTGCGCCGGGAGCTCGATTATGTTCAGGCCTATCTTGATCTGCAGAAACAGCGTTTTGACACAGCTCTCCATGTGCAGCTGCTAATTGATGAGCAGACAAGGCAAATACTCGTTCCAAAAATGATTCTGCAGCCGCTGCTCGAAAACTTTTTTAAGCATGGGTTTGTGCAATCATCGGAGGAGCCTTCGGAGCTTCTGATTACCAGCGTTTTGGATAAACAAGGGGGATGGCTTTCGATTACGGTTCAAGATAATGGCTGCGGCGTGTCCGAAGATCGGCTTCAAGAGGTGCGGCTTCAACTGGAGAAAATGCCTCCAATCGGCACCGGGCAAACGAATGATCAAGAAGAGGGCGGCATTGGCCTGCCTAACGTGCTTTCGCGTCTGCGCCTGCATTTTAACAAAACGGCTGCTATGGAGCTGCGTCACGTGAAGCCGCATGGCTTTTCCGTTACGATTCATATTCCGCTCGCAAAGGAGAATGAACGATGAAGGCATTAATCATTGACGATGAGAAGCATGTGAGGGAAGCGATACGGCTGCTCGTCCCTTGGGATGATTACGGCATCGATACACTGCTTGAGGCACAAGACGGTATCGCCGCTACTGCTTTAATTCGCACGGAACGGCCAGAAATTATTTTCACCGATATGATGATGCCTAATATGAATGGCTCGGAGCTGCTACAATGGGCGGCTGAGCATGCGCCCTCCAGCAAAATCATCGTCATTAGCGGCCATGACGACTTTAGCCTCGTTCGCCATGCGGTCAAATACGGCGGAATTGATTATATTTTGAAGCCCATTGATGCTGAGCAGCTCGTTAGTGCATTAGCGAAAGCAGTGAGCTGCTATACCGCGGAGGAGCAGGAGCGATGCCGCAAGACGAGGATGAATATCGAGCTTAATCAGCTTAAACCGATGTACTTGGAGCAATATTTTTCAGCAATGATCAATGAACCCGGCTCCTACTCTAATTTTGCTGATACGCTCAGACTGGAATTAGGGATTACGAAACCTATATCTCGTGCACGTGTAGCGCTGGTCAAGCTAGAGCTTGCTTCTCCGTTCATTAGAGAAAAATTTGCCTCAGGACTCGATTTGCTGCTGTTCTCCTTGACGAATATTTGCAATGAATTTCTAAAGGAAAAAGAAATCGGCTTCGCGCTTCGCCACCGCGGACAGGAACAGGAGCTATTGCTGCTGTTTTGGGGAGATGGAGAGTTGGCGCCTGCGCTAATCAAAGAAATGAACGATGCGATATTTGTGATATTGAAGACGCGGTTTCATTTTGGACTCGGGCATGCTGCAGCCTTTCCTTCATCAGCAGCCACCGCTTATCAACAAGCGAAGCATGCGCTTTTGCGCCGGAATTTGCTCGTTAACGATTCGTATTGCCATACTTTTGAAGCAGCTGTCCATCAGCACAAAAACACGCTTTTGCTCTTTAGCGAGCACGAAGAAAAAATAAAATTTGCTGTGCAAAGCGGCAACAAAGAACAAATCCGCCGCGCTTTAAAGCCTTGGTTCGATTCACTTGATCAAGCAGGATTCATCTCGCAAGAGCAGCTAATGAACTGGCGTCAGCAATTCGAATTCGCCAAGTCTATATGGGAATACAAAAGCGACAAAAACAAAAGTGGAAGCAAATCAGAATTAATTGAGGATCAGGCACTCTTATCCTTGGATGCCAATGGTTTTTTTGATTACGAGCAGTGGAAACAGGGCGTTTTTATAGAAACGTGTGATGTTTCCTTGCGTTTGGCTGAACATGACAAGGAACGCAGTGTCATTGAGGACATCGCTGCCTATATTGAACAGCATCCTCACGAGGAGATCACGCTGCAGGATATATCCGATCGCTTTTATTTAAGCAGAGAATACATTTCGCGCAAATTCAAGCAGGAGACGAATGGCAATTTATCCGATTTTATTGCGGAGGTAAGGATCAAGCGGGCAAAGGAGCTTTTAGCGAACGGGCAGTTAAAGATCGCTCAGGTTGCAGAGCTGGTAGGCTTTCAGGATGAGAAATATTTTAGCCGTGTCTTCAAGAAACGTACAAACTGCTCTCCCAACGACTATAGGAAACACCATTACAGCGGGGATAGTTAGCGGAAACCTACTTTCGCATAAGGGTTAAGTCAGCTCCATAAATTGATTCAAAGGCAAAAAAAAGCTGAGCTTCGTTCAATTGGCGTTAACCAACCGAGCAAAACTCAGCTTCTCTTTGTCTAAGAAAGACACCTACATAATCGGTGTACCCTTCTTCAACGTCTTCATGTCACTATTGGAGTTATTGAGCGCGGGCAGCATCTTCTCGCCACTGACCATTGGTTCATGGCAGATTAAACAAGTAGGAACGTGATCAAACGCAAAGTTATCGCGCATCCAACTGTTGCACCCTTCCGTCTCGCATGTCCATACCTTCGTGTTTTCTTCCGGAATTTCTTCAAGCGGTTTTTTACGATTGTACATATGGTCAGCCCCCTTCGCGATAAAAAAGGAAAAACTGCCTCGAACTTAGAGTAAGGGGCAGTTATCATTTATAAACAGCAGTGTATTGTGAATATTTGCTTCAAACTTGCAATTGATTTTATTGTACCATATTTCGTCCAATAAAGGCAAATATCAGCCTATATTTTAGCGCCTTTTTTTTGGAGAGTGGCAGTAATGCACAAACAGCTGCTCAATCGGTTTGAAATACAAATGCCCATCCTCCCAAGGTTGAAAATGAAGATCCATTCTAGAATCGCTCCAATTGGCAGGAGTCCCTGTCGTACTAAGCTTCCCTGGCAATATGGGTTCCTCGACGACGGCAGGAAATTCCTGATAACCAAACAGCAAATTCTCATGCATCGCAATGATTTCATACTTCGGCCCATGGAAAGCCCGCTCCTCTTGGAGCTGATAATGAAAATAAATATAGCTTGCTGCCATTTCCGGCTTTAAGTGCGCCACTCTTCCAACACGACGTTCAACTGCTTCTTTGCGAAGCCAATGATCACAGCTGGCTGGCTCGTTGAAATGGAAGACATCAATCATCGGAATCCATTTTCGCGCAGCTGACTGTCCAGGCCAATTCTCCAAAAAAACAGCCATCTCTGGAAGCAGCTCTTCAGGTTCAAGCACTCGTTCGATGCATTCACAATAAATGAATACATTTCGCTCCCATTGGAAGCAGCCAACCGTCATAATCTCCCCTTGCTCTATTAGATGCTGTACAGCATTTGACTGTTTCGCCGCTTCGATGGCTTCCATCTCGAAGCCTACTTTCATTTGCGCCCTCGCTATGACTCTAAACATGATTATTCTCGCTCCGCTCGTACGATCAATTGAAGTGCATTCGAATTTAAAGCCTCCCTGTATAGTTAAACGTGAATGACTGCATCAACATAGTAGTATATATCGGTATCATAAGGGAGCCCAATGCTGCAATCAATCGATTTTCTCAAAATAAATGACGCTAACGCCAGTTTTTTAAAATGTTGGATATTCTAATTAAGGAAGTTGGAAAGAATGCCAAAAAAACGAGGAGGAAATACAATTGGAAAGCACAAGTGAGTTTGTCCAAAAGGTACAGGCTACGCAGCGTAAAGCCGAACTCAACAAAAGAAGAAACGGCAACGGCAACCCTGCAGAGAGACTTGTAAATAAGCAGCACAGCACCAATAAATAAATGATTGAATAAGGCTTCGATCGGGTGCTGTCGCCGCAGGGTGGCAGCACCTTTCTTGTTTTGCAGAGAAGGTCATCTCTTTCAGCAGTTGGACAACTCCGACATGTATAGACACAAATAAAAAACCAGCCCTACATGTGAAACCATGTCTGACTGGCCTATGTGTACAGCGAATTGATAATTGCACATGATTGCCTCGCGCTTTTAAACCGAATACTCGTGAGGGTAATAGGCAATATGAGAATCCGCTACAATTGTGAGACTGTTCTCGTCAGCGTTATATTCCACTGGACCGTCTTTGACGTAATACCACGTTTTTAGCGTCGGCTGATCGTCAAACTCTTGGAAAACAAACACGTTCAGCTCAGCTTTATGTGCAAGCAGCTCTTCAATACTTTCGCTCCATGGCACAGAAACCGTGAATCGCCAGCCTTCCCCCTGTGGAACAAGCGTATAGGGCACTTCCAGCTTATTCGAATCAATAAACATCCGTCCACCCACCGCATGTTTAACAAGAAACGTTTGTTTCATTTTTATCCCTCCTAAAAGTTTGCGATAGCAAACTTACTTCGAAAGCCTAAGGCAAATCGATCAGCATAAAAAAGGCTGGAGCCGCAGCGGTGAGTGTAAGCTCCTCAGCTGCCTCAATTTGTGCCTCATCACCGGTAAAGAGCGTTTCGCCGTGAACCGACAGTTTACCTTCAATAATATATATAAATTGCTTCCGTCCCGGTTCAACAACGTATTCAAGCTGTTTTCCTTGCTCCAGCTTGCTCAGATAAATCGTCATATTCTGATTTATGGAGGCAGCCTGTTCCAAAACCTGATTTGAAACGACAGGAAGCAGTGCATTATGCAGCTTGTCTACATCGAATCGGCTCGCTTCATAGGATGGTTTCATACCTCGTTCCTGCGGCATGAACCACAGCTGGAGCAAACGCAGCTCTTGATCTTCAGATGCGTTAAATTCCGTGTGGATAACGCCCGTGCCAGCTGACATCCGTTGCACCTCGCCAAACGAGGAAACGACAGAGTTGCCCATGTTATCCTCATGTCTAATGCGACCATTCAATACGATAGATACGATTTCCATGTCGCTATGTGGATGCGCGCCAAAACCTTTTTCCGGAGCCAAATAATCGTCATTGCACACACGCATCACACTAAAGCCTGTTCGATTCGGATCATGATAAGCTCCGAAAGAGAAGCTTGGGTGGCTGCGCAGCCAGCCTAGATCCGCCGAATGCCGCGATGCCGCGGGGAATACATCGATCATCGTTTCTCCTCCAAACAAGTTTTTATTTACTTACTTATATATAGCAGTTTTTCATTCTCTGAGCAAGCTTAAAATTGAACAGTATTCAGCAGCGGCTCGAAACCATCGATATGGCAGCCTACTATATCTCCGCCGCGAATAACGACAGCACCTGGTGTTCCTGTCATCATAATGTCGCCCGGCAGCAGCGTCATCACTTTGGAGTGAAAAGCAACAGCTGCAAAAGGGCGAAACTTCATATTGAATACCTTATTGCGATGTGCGACCTCGCCATTAATTACGGTTTCCACATTCAGCTCTAGCAAATCAGGAATCTCATCCTTCGTAATAAACTCCGGCCCGAAGCTGAAAAAGGTATCGAAGCTTTTGGCCCTCGATAAAAACCTCTGATGTCTAGCATGAATATCAGCTGCCGTAACATCAATTGTCGTCGTATACCCGGCAATGACGTCGTATACTTCAGCTTCTGATATATTTTTGCAGGTTTTTCCGATAATAATGCCGAGTTCAGCTTCTGCTGTAATTTTCCCAACTCCTTCTGGAATTTGAATCGCATCAAGCGGGCCGATAATCGTCGTATCCGGCTTGATGAAGCTGACTGGCTCTTCATTTGGGTCCGCCAACGCTAATTCTGCCGCATCCTTTACGTAGTTCATGCCGATACCCCAAATTTTGCGAGGGTGACGGTATAGCGGAGCATACTGTACCTCCTCATAAGGAATCGCCGGCAATCGCTTCAACTTTTCTTTCCCTGCTCCTTCGTACCATTCTGTTAAAAGACCCAGCTCGCCCAAACGATTAAGCTCGAATAGCTCTGTACTCCAGCTGGCATTCTCCGCCTCATTAATCGTTTCTATAAGAACAAGGCCCTTTGCACTTGGTATCGCAGCGAGCTCCTTGCCATTCCTTTTTACTGTTGATATTTTCATTGCCAGCAGCTCCTTTTCTTTAACTTAATGGCTTTATTCGTGTCGAGACGTGATCAGCCACCCATTTTAACAGCCTCATATCCTGGCTTCTTCCCGCAATGAAGGAGAGGCCAATTGGACAGCCCAGCTCGCCTGCAATCGGAACCGTAACCTGCGGCAGCCCTGCCAGCCCTGCTAAACAGCTCATTTCGAGCGTTTGAGCACGACGCCGCTCAACCTCCGAGCCCGATAATCCGAGCAGCGGCGCTATCGCAGGCACGGTCGGCACAACGAGCACCGTATCCTCTCCAAGCCATTCATCCATAAGCGCCCGCGCTTCATCCCGAATGGTGAAAGCTGTACCACTATCCTCTTCCCGCAGCGTGCTCGCCCAAGCAAACCGCTCCGCTATGCCCGGTCCGAAGGCAGGCTGCTCGCGCAATATCCAGTCCCGATGCTCACGCCAAATCTCTAATCCTTGAATGATACGAAAAGCATTCACCCATTCTCGCAGCCCGTTTGGCGCAATGATGGCTTGTTCATGCCTTCGGGCTAGATCATGCAGCATTGGAAAATATTGCGACAAAGCTGTAGATGTGTGCTCATCCGTCAATGCCCATACATCCTTCGCAAACACCATTCGCGTGAATGTCTGCTTACTGCTCCCTTGTTCATCAAGCAGTACACTGCCCACTTGAAGCAGTGTCTGCGCATCTCGGGCCATCCAGCCTACCGTATCGAAGCTAGGCGCCAGCGGTATAAGCCCATTCGTATCCACTGCACCATGCGTAGGCCGTATTCCATAAATTCCACAATAGGCGGATGGCACTCGAATGGAGCCTCCCGTATCCGTACCTATAGCGAAATCTGCTAATCCTGCCGACACCGCAACAGCTGATCCGCTGGAGGAGCCTCCGGGTATGCGACCAAATGCTTTAGGATTCACCGGGGTTCCATAATGAGCATTTTCCCCGTTGATGCTGTACATCAATTCATCCGTAATGGTCGTTCCTTTTAATGTCGCTCCGTTTCTAAGCAGCCGATTTATGACCGAAGCGTGCTTATCCGCCTCGTCATGTGTTCGCAGCCAATCGGGATTGCCTGCACCAGAGATATGTCCAGCAATATCGAATACATCTTTTGCCGCATACGTTTTACCGCTTAAGACACCTTCAGCTAAAGGCTCTATCTCAAGCTGTTCCGTCGCATACGCATTCCAGCTTTGCTTCATCAAGATCCCCGCCTCCTCTTTACCATCCCATTGCTGCGCCATCGCAGCGCGGATCCGATCCGCCTTGCAGTAATCCTTGTTCATCTCGCATAATCGCATGAGCATGGCCCACAATGCCGTCGAAGTCCTTCACTTTCTTTACCGAGTGACCTGCCTGCGCCAGCGATGCTAGTACGTCTGCAGAAACACGTCCTTCTATTTTCAGCTCCTGCGTTGGCTCTCCCCACGTTCGGCCCCATACCCATCTAGGTTCATTGATCGCTTGCTGAGGATCCATGCCATAATCAATCATCCGGGTAAATATCGCCGTTTGCGTCTGCGGCTGGCCCTCGCCGCCTTGCGTGCCATACAGCACAGCAGGTTTGCCATCACGACATGCCATCGCTGGCATTAAGGTGTGAAATGTCCTTTTAGCTGGCTTCAGACTGTTCACATGATTCGGATCAAGCGAGAAAAACGAGCCGCGGTTTTGCAATAAAACACCCGTATTGCCCGCTACGATGCCCGATCCAAACTCGAAGTACAAGCTTTGAATGAAGGAGACGGAATTCCCTTCCTCATCCACAACTGCTGCATAGGCGGTATCGCTGCCCAGCACCTCTGATTTCTCGCATGAAGCATGATTTAACTCAATTGAAGCAGCAAGCGCTGCCGCATAGTTTTTATCCAATAGCCGCTCAAGCGGTATGTTTGTAAATACAGGGTCTGATAAATATTTGTTCCGGTCACGGAAGCTTAGCTTTAATGCCTCGACGCATAGATGATAATAATTATGGGAGCCATGTTCAATTTCACCGAGCTTAAACTGCTCTAGTATTTGAAGCGCCATAATAGCGGAGAAGCCTTGTGAATTGGGAGGCATCTGATGAAGCGTATACCCTCGGTAAGTGCCCTCAATCGGGAGCACCCAGTCGCCATGATGATCCGCAAAATCATCTGCAGCAAGCAGACCATTTTGTTTGCCCAAAAAACTCGTCATTTCCTTTGCGGTTTCGCCTTTATAAAATTCATCGCGCCCAAATTCAGCTAAACGGCGCAGCGTCTTCGCAAGCGCAGGCTGCTTAAATCGCTCGCCAACCTTAACCACCTGCCCGTTTGGCAAGTATATATCTGCTGTTTCGAGTGTTCTTGCAAGAACGATTTCATTATGAACCGTATTTTGATATTGATCATTCGACATGGGGAAGCCATTCGCGGCGTAATCAATAGCGGGTGCCAGCACCTGCGCCCAGTCCAATCTGCCATACTCTCGGTGAACCGCATCCCAGCCGTCTACCATGCCGGGCACCGTTACGATACTGCCAATGCCCCGATTCGGAATCGCCGCCAAGCCATCGTAAGCACTAATACTAGCTTTATAACCAGATCGGCCGCTGGCATTATAGCCGCGCACCTTCCCTTCACTATGATGATAGCCGAGCCAGAAGGAGTCTCCTCCAAGGCTTGTCATATGCGGATAAACGACGGCAAGACATGCGCTCACAGCGACAGCTGCATCATAAGCATTCCCACCTTGCGCAAGCATGCGAGCGCCAGCTGCAGTAGCTAAATAATGAGGGCTGACAACCATAGTTTTGGTTCCGATGACCGATTGATTCATATCTACCACCCCTAAAAATGGATATAACTCTAATCAAACTCGCAATTCACTTATTTATATGTTAGATAATATAACATTGTGTATTCTTTTAAAATACCACCTCAGAGAATGATAGGCAATAAAAATGTAACTTCATTTTATTAATTGTGTTGAAAACGAATGATGATGTGTATATATTTATACATATGGTAATTAAAAATAGGTATTACAAGACACCTTGCAAAATAGTGAAATAAAATAGGAGCTGATGAACAAGTGCAAGAAAAGCTTTTTGATGAACCAAAAATAATGGAAATTGATGATATTGATCGTAAAATCATTGCTGAGCTCAATATTAATGGAAGAATATCTTACACAGACTTAGCGAAGGAGATTGGATTGTCGCGAGTAGCTGTCCAATCCCGGATTAATGCGTTGATGGATGGCGGCGTAATCGAACGATTCACGGCCGTCATTAACCCTGAGCGAATCGGCATTAATGTATCGGCTTTTTTCAATGTAGAGGTAGAGCCTAAGCATCTGCACGCCGTTGCTGATCAGCTTTCGACTGAGCCGTTTGTCACCAGCCTCTACCATATGACTGGACCGAGTAAACTGCATATGCATGGTCTGTTTCGCAACAATCAGGAGATGGAGCATTTTCTCAAAGATAAGCTTTACACACTGCCCGGCATTATGAGCGTCGATTGTCAGGTGTTAATTAATCGTTACAAGAGTCGAATGGGAATGAGGCTGTAGATGATGGCTGGCAAAATAATGAATAACCGCTACATGCAGCTTTCATGGGCGATGATGAAGACAGGTATTCTTGGCTACGGGGGCGGCCCGTCCGTTATCCCGCTAATTCGATATGAGGCAGTTTCGAACTATAAATGGATTGAAGATGAGGAATTTGGCGAAATTCTTGCGCTTGCGAATGCATTGCCAGGTCCGATTGCAACAAAGATAGCCGCCTATTTAGGGTATCGCGAAAAAGGTACTCTCGGCGCTATCGTGTCTGTTCTCGCCCATATCATTCCTTCTGCTGTTGCGATGATTCTTCTATTAACGACGGTTCAATTCCTCAGCAGCGCAGCCTTCATACAAGGTATGATCGGTGCGGTAACGCCCGTCATCGCTGTTATGCTTGGCATGATGGCCTATGAATTCGGAGAACGTGCCG from Paenibacillus sp. FSL K6-3182 carries:
- a CDS encoding pirin family protein, giving the protein MIDVFPAASRHSADLGWLRSHPSFSFGAYHDPNRTGFSVMRVCNDDYLAPEKGFGAHPHSDMEIVSIVLNGRIRHEDNMGNSVVSSFGEVQRMSAGTGVIHTEFNASEDQELRLLQLWFMPQERGMKPSYEASRFDVDKLHNALLPVVSNQVLEQAASINQNMTIYLSKLEQGKQLEYVVEPGRKQFIYIIEGKLSVHGETLFTGDEAQIEAAEELTLTAAAPAFFMLIDLP
- a CDS encoding Lrp/AsnC family transcriptional regulator, with amino-acid sequence MEIDDIDRKIIAELNINGRISYTDLAKEIGLSRVAVQSRINALMDGGVIERFTAVINPERIGINVSAFFNVEVEPKHLHAVADQLSTEPFVTSLYHMTGPSKLHMHGLFRNNQEMEHFLKDKLYTLPGIMSVDCQVLINRYKSRMGMRL
- a CDS encoding DUF4023 domain-containing protein, whose amino-acid sequence is MESTSEFVQKVQATQRKAELNKRRNGNGNPAERLVNKQHSTNK
- a CDS encoding chromate transporter, whose translation is MNNRYMQLSWAMMKTGILGYGGGPSVIPLIRYEAVSNYKWIEDEEFGEILALANALPGPIATKIAAYLGYREKGTLGAIVSVLAHIIPSAVAMILLLTTVQFLSSAAFIQGMIGAVTPVIAVMLGMMAYEFGERAVKGLGKYVGFGFFALAFGLLQGIHIHPAIVILLFLVYGAFHLKTVAALQRKKKQKQLRSSQQKEGVTRGMD
- a CDS encoding response regulator; its protein translation is MKALIIDDEKHVREAIRLLVPWDDYGIDTLLEAQDGIAATALIRTERPEIIFTDMMMPNMNGSELLQWAAEHAPSSKIIVISGHDDFSLVRHAVKYGGIDYILKPIDAEQLVSALAKAVSCYTAEEQERCRKTRMNIELNQLKPMYLEQYFSAMINEPGSYSNFADTLRLELGITKPISRARVALVKLELASPFIREKFASGLDLLLFSLTNICNEFLKEKEIGFALRHRGQEQELLLLFWGDGELAPALIKEMNDAIFVILKTRFHFGLGHAAAFPSSAATAYQQAKHALLRRNLLVNDSYCHTFEAAVHQHKNTLLLFSEHEEKIKFAVQSGNKEQIRRALKPWFDSLDQAGFISQEQLMNWRQQFEFAKSIWEYKSDKNKSGSKSELIEDQALLSLDANGFFDYEQWKQGVFIETCDVSLRLAEHDKERSVIEDIAAYIEQHPHEEITLQDISDRFYLSREYISRKFKQETNGNLSDFIAEVRIKRAKELLANGQLKIAQVAELVGFQDEKYFSRVFKKRTNCSPNDYRKHHYSGDS
- the ggt gene encoding gamma-glutamyltransferase, whose protein sequence is MNQSVIGTKTMVVSPHYLATAAGARMLAQGGNAYDAAVAVSACLAVVYPHMTSLGGDSFWLGYHHSEGKVRGYNASGRSGYKASISAYDGLAAIPNRGIGSIVTVPGMVDGWDAVHREYGRLDWAQVLAPAIDYAANGFPMSNDQYQNTVHNEIVLARTLETADIYLPNGQVVKVGERFKQPALAKTLRRLAEFGRDEFYKGETAKEMTSFLGKQNGLLAADDFADHHGDWVLPIEGTYRGYTLHQMPPNSQGFSAIMALQILEQFKLGEIEHGSHNYYHLCVEALKLSFRDRNKYLSDPVFTNIPLERLLDKNYAAALAASIELNHASCEKSEVLGSDTAYAAVVDEEGNSVSFIQSLYFEFGSGIVAGNTGVLLQNRGSFFSLDPNHVNSLKPAKRTFHTLMPAMACRDGKPAVLYGTQGGEGQPQTQTAIFTRMIDYGMDPQQAINEPRWVWGRTWGEPTQELKIEGRVSADVLASLAQAGHSVKKVKDFDGIVGHAHAIMRDEQGLLQGGSDPRCDGAAMGW
- a CDS encoding cold-shock protein; amino-acid sequence: MYNRKKPLEEIPEENTKVWTCETEGCNSWMRDNFAFDHVPTCLICHEPMVSGEKMLPALNNSNSDMKTLKKGTPIM
- a CDS encoding sensor histidine kinase is translated as MNTIKPFNTIRKKLMLLLLAATILPIATSMIISYNATTKSITEDAIARNNRLLSLGKTNIMNYMNNINQKSLAVYNAMNVPRSLYYILEHSMEDEVFPNDITDVIRNRNLLKDHLYNMYQSVSEFHKVRLYAVNQNATYLLWNDDIKVGRNNVPIPQTFKKAYIEPTHMSHNYGLVDLKSSASEEMVFTLHRPIFLAPSDELLAELSIDVRLNVLEDLNRQLYDGGEESFYIADSNGQIVLSSDKNEIGTSAKQSWLGTILGSGQDSGHFDWKEESFKGMIFYDRIKTPYMDWYLIKQTPYKHLFSAADRIARINTAVGIAFLAIVVLATLFISIRFTKPLLRLIGYVNKIETGNLNVSIDIHSNDEIGLLARRFRSMMQTINNLILTEYRLEIANKTNELKALQAQVNPHFLYNALQSIGTVSLQHGDTKAYSLITSLGKMMRYHMNAMDSVVELRRELDYVQAYLDLQKQRFDTALHVQLLIDEQTRQILVPKMILQPLLENFFKHGFVQSSEEPSELLITSVLDKQGGWLSITVQDNGCGVSEDRLQEVRLQLEKMPPIGTGQTNDQEEGGIGLPNVLSRLRLHFNKTAAMELRHVKPHGFSVTIHIPLAKENER
- a CDS encoding fumarylacetoacetate hydrolase family protein; amino-acid sequence: MKISTVKRNGKELAAIPSAKGLVLIETINEAENASWSTELFELNRLGELGLLTEWYEGAGKEKLKRLPAIPYEEVQYAPLYRHPRKIWGIGMNYVKDAAELALADPNEEPVSFIKPDTTIIGPLDAIQIPEGVGKITAEAELGIIIGKTCKNISEAEVYDVIAGYTTTIDVTAADIHARHQRFLSRAKSFDTFFSFGPEFITKDEIPDLLELNVETVINGEVAHRNKVFNMKFRPFAAVAFHSKVMTLLPGDIMMTGTPGAVVIRGGDIVGCHIDGFEPLLNTVQF
- a CDS encoding amidase, yielding MKQSWNAYATEQLEIEPLAEGVLSGKTYAAKDVFDIAGHISGAGNPDWLRTHDEADKHASVINRLLRNGATLKGTTITDELMYSINGENAHYGTPVNPKAFGRIPGGSSSGSAVAVSAGLADFAIGTDTGGSIRVPSAYCGIYGIRPTHGAVDTNGLIPLAPSFDTVGWMARDAQTLLQVGSVLLDEQGSSKQTFTRMVFAKDVWALTDEHTSTALSQYFPMLHDLARRHEQAIIAPNGLREWVNAFRIIQGLEIWREHRDWILREQPAFGPGIAERFAWASTLREEDSGTAFTIRDEARALMDEWLGEDTVLVVPTVPAIAPLLGLSGSEVERRRAQTLEMSCLAGLAGLPQVTVPIAGELGCPIGLSFIAGRSQDMRLLKWVADHVSTRIKPLS